A section of the Streptomyces sp. Je 1-369 genome encodes:
- a CDS encoding STAS domain-containing protein — MRPLKIITGDSATGPVLEVIGDLDHHTAPELRDVLPTVDLRPGGRLVLDLTAMHFCDSSGITALLAARNHAQAAGADIALAAVPANTLRILRIVGLDQIFALHEDVATATRP, encoded by the coding sequence ATGAGACCACTGAAGATCATCACAGGCGACTCCGCGACGGGCCCGGTCCTGGAGGTCATCGGCGACCTCGACCACCACACCGCCCCCGAGCTGCGCGACGTGCTCCCCACGGTCGACCTGCGGCCCGGCGGCCGCCTCGTCCTCGACCTGACCGCGATGCACTTCTGCGACTCCAGCGGCATCACCGCCCTGCTGGCAGCCCGCAACCACGCCCAGGCCGCCGGAGCGGACATCGCGCTGGCCGCGGTCCCCGCCAACACCCTGCGGATCCTGCGCATCGTCGGGCTCGACCAGATCTTCGCGCTGCACGAGGACGTCGCGACCGCCACGCGCCCCTGA
- a CDS encoding crotonase/enoyl-CoA hydratase family protein: MGGTESGTERGTEHFSVRREGATLVLTLNRPEAKNALSLAMLVGLYDGWVEADDDDGVRSIVLTGAGGSFCAGMDLKALAGKGMEGEQHRDRLKADPDLHWKAMLRHHRPRKPLIAAVEGYCVAGGTEILQGTDIRVAGESATFGLFEVARGLFPIGGSTVRLPRQIPRTHALEMLLTGRPYSAAEAAAIGLIGHVVPDGTALEKALVIAEQINACGPLAVEAVKASVYETAGMTEADGLAAELKRGWPVFDTADAKEGSRAFAEKRAPVFRRA, encoded by the coding sequence ATGGGCGGGACGGAAAGCGGTACGGAACGTGGGACGGAACATTTCTCCGTGCGGCGCGAGGGCGCCACACTGGTCCTCACGCTGAACAGGCCCGAAGCGAAGAACGCGCTGTCGCTCGCGATGCTCGTCGGCCTGTACGACGGGTGGGTCGAGGCCGACGACGACGACGGGGTCCGCTCCATCGTGCTCACCGGCGCGGGCGGCTCCTTCTGCGCGGGCATGGACCTCAAGGCGCTCGCAGGCAAAGGCATGGAGGGCGAACAGCACCGGGACCGCCTCAAGGCCGACCCCGATCTGCACTGGAAGGCGATGCTGCGCCACCACCGCCCCCGCAAACCCCTCATCGCCGCCGTCGAGGGGTACTGCGTGGCCGGCGGCACGGAGATCCTGCAAGGCACGGACATCCGTGTGGCGGGGGAGTCGGCGACGTTCGGCCTGTTCGAAGTGGCACGCGGGCTCTTCCCCATCGGCGGCTCGACGGTACGGCTGCCGCGGCAGATCCCCCGTACGCACGCCCTGGAGATGCTGCTCACCGGGCGGCCCTACTCGGCGGCGGAGGCCGCGGCCATCGGCCTCATCGGACACGTGGTGCCGGACGGCACGGCCCTGGAGAAGGCACTCGTCATCGCCGAACAGATCAACGCGTGCGGGCCGCTCGCCGTGGAGGCGGTGAAGGCGTCCGTGTACGAGACCGCCGGGATGACCGAGGCGGACGGCCTCGCGGCCGAGCTGAAACGGGGGTGGCCCGTCTTCGACACGGCCGACGCGAAAGAGGGCTCCAGAGCCTTCGCGGAGAAGCGGGCACCTGTCTTCCGGCGTGCGTAG
- a CDS encoding CsbD family protein, with protein MTANEKAKAKTEQTKGAAKEAAGRAVGNERLTAEGRAEQMKGDARQAKEKTKDIGKH; from the coding sequence ATGACCGCCAACGAGAAGGCCAAGGCGAAGACCGAGCAGACCAAGGGCGCCGCCAAGGAAGCGGCCGGTCGCGCTGTCGGGAACGAGCGTCTCACCGCGGAGGGCCGCGCCGAGCAGATGAAGGGTGACGCGCGCCAGGCCAAGGAGAAGACCAAGGACATCGGCAAGCACTGA
- a CDS encoding acyl-CoA synthetase: protein MEYNLADLFESVVDVVPDREALVYIDHPGTGAERRLTYAELDAAANRVAHHLVDSGLRPGEHLGLHLYNGVEYLQTVLGCLKARLVPVNVNYRYVEEELVYLYRDADLAALVFDAEFTERVAAALPRTEKLRHLVRVGGPPVGAPALDVVAFADAEASGSPERGFGPRSADDLFIIYTGGTTGMPKGVMWRQEDLFFAGLFGGEPAGEPVKRPEELAERVAAGGPGITFFPAPPLMHGTSTLTSFIAFNYGQRVALHRKYVPEELLRTIEKERVSSVSLVGDAMLRPLIDALRGPLKGTDLSSLFSVSSSGAIMSETVRAQFQELAPDVLLLNNFGSSESGSNGKATDDSGPEKGFRLEVNERTQVVDLVTHEPVPVGEPGRLAQRGHVPLGYYNDAGKTAETFFQKDGERWVLLGDMATVDEDGIVTVLGRGSQCINTGGEKVYPEEVEQALKSHPDVYDVLVAGVPDERWGSHVAAVVQLRDGAAALDLEAVQTHCRALLAGYKIPRSVVFTDHIQRSPSGKADYRWAKAVAAEG from the coding sequence GTGGAGTACAACCTTGCCGACCTGTTCGAGTCGGTCGTCGACGTGGTCCCCGACCGCGAGGCGCTCGTCTACATCGACCACCCCGGCACGGGAGCGGAACGCCGCCTCACCTACGCCGAGCTCGACGCGGCCGCCAACCGCGTCGCCCACCACCTCGTCGACAGCGGCCTGCGCCCCGGCGAGCACCTGGGCCTGCACCTGTACAACGGCGTCGAGTACCTGCAGACGGTCCTCGGCTGCCTGAAGGCACGTCTCGTACCGGTCAATGTGAACTACCGCTACGTGGAGGAGGAGCTGGTCTACCTCTACCGCGACGCGGACCTCGCGGCGCTCGTTTTCGACGCCGAGTTCACCGAGCGGGTCGCGGCGGCGCTGCCGCGCACGGAGAAGCTGCGGCACCTGGTGCGGGTCGGCGGGCCGCCCGTCGGCGCGCCCGCGCTCGACGTGGTCGCGTTCGCCGACGCGGAGGCTTCGGGGTCGCCGGAGCGCGGGTTCGGGCCCCGCTCGGCCGACGACCTGTTCATCATCTACACGGGCGGCACGACGGGCATGCCCAAGGGCGTCATGTGGCGCCAGGAGGACCTGTTCTTCGCCGGGCTCTTCGGCGGGGAACCGGCGGGCGAGCCGGTGAAGCGGCCCGAGGAACTCGCCGAGCGGGTCGCGGCGGGCGGGCCCGGCATCACGTTCTTCCCCGCGCCCCCGCTGATGCACGGCACGTCGACCCTGACGTCGTTCATCGCCTTCAACTACGGGCAGCGGGTCGCCCTGCACCGCAAGTACGTCCCCGAGGAACTGCTTCGTACGATCGAGAAGGAGCGGGTGTCCAGCGTCTCGCTGGTCGGCGACGCGATGCTCAGGCCGCTCATCGACGCGCTGCGCGGGCCGCTCAAGGGCACCGACCTGTCCTCCCTGTTCAGCGTCTCCTCGTCCGGGGCGATCATGTCGGAGACCGTCCGCGCCCAGTTCCAGGAGCTCGCGCCCGACGTGCTGCTCCTGAACAACTTCGGTTCCTCCGAGTCGGGCTCCAACGGCAAGGCGACGGACGACTCGGGGCCGGAGAAGGGCTTCCGGCTCGAGGTCAACGAGCGGACGCAGGTGGTGGACCTGGTCACGCACGAGCCGGTGCCGGTGGGCGAGCCGGGGCGCCTGGCCCAGCGTGGCCACGTGCCGCTCGGCTACTACAACGACGCCGGGAAAACCGCGGAGACCTTCTTCCAGAAGGACGGCGAGCGCTGGGTGCTGCTCGGAGACATGGCTACGGTGGACGAGGACGGCATCGTCACCGTGCTCGGCCGCGGCTCGCAGTGCATCAACACGGGCGGCGAGAAGGTGTACCCGGAGGAGGTCGAGCAGGCCCTCAAGTCGCACCCCGACGTGTACGACGTGCTGGTCGCCGGGGTCCCCGACGAGCGGTGGGGCAGCCATGTGGCCGCCGTCGTCCAGCTCAGGGACGGCGCGGCCGCGCTGGACCTGGAGGCGGTGCAGACGCACTGCCGAGCCCTCCTCGCCGGCTACAAGATCCCGCGGTCCGTGGTCTTCACCGACCACATCCAGCGCTCCCCCAGCGGCAAGGCGGACTACCGCTGGGCCAAGGCGGTGGCCGCCGAGGGCTGA
- a CDS encoding STAS domain-containing protein translates to MSLNSIEVTRQDRVAVVTLRHDIDLENGSEVTAAFQRARTESGTEATLLDLAGLTFADSALLNLILLARAEHEQAQRPFVLCGPLHSAIRRLFEITGVIDILILADTHEDGLRQLNKLLDG, encoded by the coding sequence ATGTCCCTCAACAGCATCGAAGTCACCAGACAGGACCGGGTGGCGGTCGTCACGTTGCGCCACGACATCGACCTCGAGAACGGCAGCGAGGTCACCGCCGCCTTCCAGCGCGCCCGGACCGAGAGCGGCACCGAGGCCACCCTGCTCGACCTCGCCGGGCTGACCTTCGCCGACAGTGCCCTGCTCAACCTGATCCTGCTGGCGCGCGCCGAGCACGAACAGGCGCAGCGCCCCTTCGTCCTCTGCGGCCCCCTGCACAGCGCCATCCGGCGGCTGTTCGAGATCACGGGTGTCATCGACATCCTGATCCTGGCCGACACGCACGAGGACGGTCTGCGGCAGCTGAACAAGCTCCTCGACGGCTGA
- a CDS encoding alpha/beta fold hydrolase: MDIIHRNNVTVTGNPQGPTVVLAHGFGCDQNMWRLTVPALEPHYRVVLFDYVGAGRSDLSAFSAERYGSLDGYAQDVVEVCERLDLRDAVFVGHSVSSMIGVLAARRAPERIKALVMVAPSPRYIDDDGYRGGFSEEDIDELLESLEANYLGWSAAMAPLIMGNPERPELGDELKNSFCATDPEMALVFARTTFLSDAREELTSVRIPTLVIECTQDAIAPREVGAYVHRAVPSSQLVTLDATGHCPHLSAPDATNAAITAFLAGLG, from the coding sequence ATGGACATCATCCACAGGAACAACGTCACCGTCACCGGCAACCCGCAAGGGCCGACGGTGGTGCTGGCCCACGGTTTCGGCTGTGACCAGAACATGTGGCGCCTGACCGTGCCCGCCCTGGAGCCGCACTACCGCGTGGTCCTGTTCGACTATGTGGGCGCGGGCCGGTCGGACCTGTCCGCGTTCTCCGCGGAGCGGTACGGCTCGCTGGACGGCTACGCCCAGGACGTGGTGGAGGTGTGCGAGCGGCTCGACCTGCGCGACGCCGTGTTCGTCGGTCACTCGGTGAGCTCCATGATCGGTGTGCTGGCCGCCAGGCGGGCCCCCGAACGGATCAAGGCCCTCGTGATGGTCGCCCCGTCCCCTCGGTACATCGACGACGACGGCTACCGCGGCGGCTTCAGCGAGGAGGACATCGACGAGCTCCTGGAGTCCCTCGAGGCGAACTACCTGGGCTGGTCGGCGGCGATGGCCCCGCTCATCATGGGCAACCCTGAGCGGCCCGAGCTCGGCGACGAGCTCAAGAACAGCTTCTGCGCCACCGACCCGGAGATGGCCCTGGTCTTCGCCAGGACGACGTTCCTCTCGGACGCCCGGGAAGAGCTGACGAGCGTACGCATCCCGACGCTGGTCATCGAGTGCACGCAGGACGCGATCGCGCCCCGCGAGGTCGGCGCCTACGTGCACCGGGCCGTGCCCTCCTCCCAGCTGGTCACCCTCGACGCGACGGGACACTGCCCGCACCTGTCCGCGCCGGACGCGACCAACGCGGCGATCACCGCGTTCCTGGCAGGCCTCGGGTGA
- a CDS encoding PP2C family protein-serine/threonine phosphatase: protein MCRTGTGPGPEEADGSTSSDSVFAALLEDSSEDLYENAPCGYLSTLMDGTVVKINGTLLDWLGLDRDAVVGRLRFTDLLPVGGRLYHETHFAPLLRMQGEISGVALEVKQADGGRRPVLVSAVLKYGSTGTPLLTRVTLFDATDRRAYETELLRSRKAAEESARQARADRARLQQALAVLQQSLLPASLPPIPGVETATYYHTASPDQLGGDFYDVFPLDGRRFGFFLGDVCGKGPQAAAVTSLTRYTLRAAALHDPDPVAALTTLNQVLHDRYSGDDPRFCTVIFGVLDPDPVSGYVSVELASGGHPPALVLRSGGTAEYLPTPGGLLVGALPNPHFTAATTTLAPGDTLLLYTDGVTEARTGADRSDLFGDEALRAFTAEQADTSAGAVVAALTELLTGLAAGLDDDTALLALGAASATPTPEPLTTKTTP, encoded by the coding sequence ATGTGCCGCACCGGAACGGGTCCGGGTCCCGAGGAGGCCGACGGCAGCACCTCTTCGGACTCCGTGTTCGCCGCCCTTCTTGAGGACAGCTCCGAGGACCTGTACGAGAACGCGCCGTGCGGCTACCTGTCCACGCTGATGGACGGCACCGTCGTGAAGATCAACGGCACGTTGCTGGACTGGCTGGGGCTCGACCGGGACGCCGTGGTGGGCCGGCTGCGGTTCACGGACCTGCTGCCCGTGGGCGGCAGGCTGTACCACGAGACGCACTTCGCGCCGCTGCTGCGCATGCAGGGCGAGATCAGCGGGGTGGCCCTGGAGGTCAAGCAGGCCGACGGCGGCCGCAGGCCGGTCCTCGTCTCCGCCGTCCTGAAGTACGGCAGCACCGGCACGCCGCTGCTGACCCGCGTCACCCTCTTCGACGCCACCGACCGCCGTGCCTACGAGACGGAGCTGCTGCGCAGCCGCAAGGCAGCCGAGGAGTCCGCGCGGCAGGCCCGCGCCGACCGGGCCCGGCTCCAGCAGGCGCTGGCCGTGCTCCAGCAGTCGCTGCTCCCCGCCTCCCTGCCCCCGATTCCCGGCGTCGAGACAGCCACGTACTACCACACGGCCTCCCCCGACCAGCTCGGCGGCGACTTCTACGACGTCTTCCCGCTGGACGGCAGACGCTTCGGCTTCTTCCTCGGCGATGTCTGCGGCAAGGGCCCCCAGGCGGCCGCGGTCACCTCGCTGACCCGGTACACGCTGCGCGCCGCGGCCCTGCACGATCCCGACCCCGTGGCCGCGCTGACCACGCTCAACCAGGTCCTGCACGACCGGTACTCGGGCGACGACCCGCGTTTCTGCACCGTCATCTTCGGCGTCCTGGACCCCGACCCCGTCTCCGGGTACGTCTCCGTGGAGCTGGCGTCCGGCGGTCACCCGCCGGCCCTCGTCCTGCGCAGCGGCGGTACGGCGGAGTACCTCCCCACCCCGGGCGGCCTCCTCGTCGGCGCGCTGCCCAACCCCCACTTCACGGCAGCCACCACCACCCTCGCCCCCGGCGACACGCTCCTCCTCTACACCGACGGCGTCACCGAGGCCCGCACCGGCGCCGACCGCTCGGACCTCTTCGGGGACGAGGCACTGCGCGCCTTCACCGCCGAGCAGGCCGACACCTCCGCCGGGGCCGTCGTCGCCGCCCTCACCGAGCTGCTCACCGGCCTCGCCGCAGGCCTGGACGACGACACCGCCCTGCTCGCACTGGGGGCTGCCTCCGCAACGCCGACGCCTGAGCCCCTGACGACGAAGACCACGCCATGA
- a CDS encoding SigB/SigF/SigG family RNA polymerase sigma factor gives MITVTQGQTQDTATRAGEDLVERAYTDPSSIAPRDAREVGKRFFDRLTQLEEGTHEYQYVRNALIEMNLSLVQYAASRFKHRGQQEMEDIIQVGTIGLIKAIDRFELTREVEFTSFAVPYITGEIKRFFRDTSWAVHVPRRLQEARIELSKATEELRTRLGRMPSTAELAELMQLEPAEVSEAQKASNGYSAVSLNAAVNGQDDESDTMLADFIGIDEESFELVENFHSLAPLIADLDERDRTLIHLRFVEEQTQQQIADTLGCSQMHVSRLLSRVVGKLRAGLLTTD, from the coding sequence ATGATTACCGTGACGCAGGGGCAGACGCAGGACACGGCCACCCGTGCCGGGGAGGACCTCGTCGAGCGCGCGTACACGGACCCCTCCTCCATCGCGCCGAGGGACGCGCGTGAGGTCGGCAAGCGGTTCTTCGACCGCCTCACGCAGCTCGAGGAGGGTACGCACGAGTACCAGTACGTGCGTAACGCGCTGATCGAAATGAACCTCTCGCTGGTGCAGTACGCGGCATCGCGCTTCAAGCACCGCGGCCAGCAGGAGATGGAAGACATCATTCAGGTCGGCACCATCGGTCTGATCAAGGCGATCGACCGGTTCGAGCTCACCCGTGAGGTCGAGTTCACCTCCTTCGCCGTTCCGTACATCACAGGCGAGATCAAGCGGTTCTTCCGCGACACCTCCTGGGCCGTGCACGTGCCGCGCCGGCTCCAGGAAGCGCGGATCGAGCTGTCCAAGGCGACGGAGGAACTGCGCACCCGGCTCGGGCGCATGCCGTCCACCGCCGAGCTCGCGGAGCTGATGCAGCTGGAGCCCGCGGAGGTCTCCGAGGCGCAGAAGGCGTCCAACGGCTACAGCGCGGTCTCCCTGAACGCCGCGGTCAACGGCCAGGACGACGAGTCCGACACGATGCTGGCCGACTTCATCGGCATCGACGAGGAATCCTTCGAACTCGTCGAGAACTTCCACTCCCTGGCACCGCTCATCGCGGACCTCGACGAAAGGGACCGCACCCTCATCCACCTCCGCTTCGTCGAGGAGCAGACCCAGCAGCAGATCGCGGACACCCTGGGCTGCTCGCAGATGCACGTGTCCCGGCTGCTCTCCCGCGTCGTGGGCAAGCTCCGCGCGGGCCTGCTGACCACCGACTGA
- a CDS encoding ATP-binding protein, protein MSAPEMPDTVRTTCARARAEVDAALLTVSQGLPAEQARRVNEDALLVVSELVANAMRHGGGLSGLTVRVQGGALLIRVSDRSEGVPVQVPSDPARPGGFGWLMVQRLSSSVTVEAEDGGKTIVAALNLP, encoded by the coding sequence ATGAGCGCTCCCGAGATGCCGGACACAGTGCGGACGACCTGCGCTCGGGCCCGCGCCGAGGTCGACGCGGCACTGCTGACGGTGAGTCAGGGGCTGCCGGCCGAGCAGGCGCGGCGGGTGAACGAGGACGCGCTGCTGGTGGTGAGCGAGTTGGTGGCCAACGCGATGCGGCACGGCGGGGGCCTGAGTGGACTTACTGTCCGCGTCCAGGGCGGTGCCCTGCTGATCCGCGTGAGCGACCGGAGCGAGGGGGTGCCGGTTCAGGTGCCCTCGGATCCGGCCCGGCCCGGCGGTTTCGGCTGGCTGATGGTCCAGCGCCTCAGCTCCAGCGTCACGGTCGAGGCGGAGGACGGGGGCAAGACCATCGTCGCCGCTCTGAACCTGCCTTGA